Part of the Dermatophilus congolensis genome is shown below.
GAGGGTTTTTGGTGGGTTTTTGGTGGGTTTTTTGGATGGGGGTGGGTGGGGTTGGTTGGATGGTCAGGCGGTGGTGTGAATTGTGTGGAGCTTTAGACTTGGCGCGAATTGTCGCGTTGTCTGCGTTGGAGAGGCGTGTAGTCCATGAGTTTGGTGGTGCAGAAGTACGGCGGTTCGTCGGTGGCGGATGCTGAGAGTGTTAAGCGTGTTGCGCGGCGGATTGTGGAGACTAAGCGCGCAGGCAACGATGTGTGTGTTGTCGTCTCGGCGATGGGGGACACGACGGATGATTTGATGGATCTTGCGCAGGAGGTGACTCCGCTTCCTCCGGCGCGTGAGCTGGATATGTTGCTGACTGCGGGTGAGCGCATTTCGATGGCTGTGTTGGCGATGGCTATTGAGGCGTTGGGGCATTCGGCGCAGTCGTTTACGGGATCGCAGGCTGGTGTGATCACGGATGAGGTGCATGGTCGGGCGAGCATTATTGATGTGACCCCTGGCCGGATTCAGTCGGCGTTGGCTGAGGGCCATATCGCGATTGTGGCTGGTTTCCAGGGAGTTTCGCAGACGACGAAGAACATCACGACGTTGGGTCGGGGTGGTTCGGATACGACGGCGGTGGCTTTGGCTGCGGCGTTGGGTGCGGACGTGTGCGAGATCTATTCGGATGTTGATGGTGTTTTCACGGCTGATCCGCGGATTGTGCCGAAGGCGCGTCGTCTCGAGCGTGTCTCCACAGAGGAGATGATGGAGATGGCGGCTTCTGGCGCGAAGATTCTCATGTTGCGTTGTGTGGAGTACGCGCGTCGTTTCAATGTTCCGATTCACGTTCGCTCGTCGTTCTCGCATAAGACGGGCACCATCATCACTGACGAGCCTCGAGGAGGAGACGCTGTGGAGGAGCCGTTGATTACGGGGGTGGCGCATGATCGTGGCCAGGCAAAGGTCACGATTACTGCGGTGCCGGATATTCCTGGGAAGGCTGCGAGTATTTTCCAGGTGGTTTCGGAGGCGCAGGGCAACATCGACATGATTGTGCAGAATGTGTCTACGTCGAAGGCTGGTACGACGGATATTTCGTTCACGTTGCCGATGGCTGATGGTGACCGGACTGTTCAGGCTCTGGATCAAGTGCGTGAGCAGATCGGCTTTGAGAACATTTTTTACGACGACCAGATTGGTAAGTTGTCGCTGGTGGGTGAGGGTATGCGTTCTCACCCGGGTGTTTCTGCAACCTTGTTTGCTGCGTTGGCTTCGGCTGGGATCAACATTGAGATGATTTCGACCTCGGAGATCCGTGTTTCGGTGGTGACACGGGATGATCAGTTGGATGAGGCTGTGCGTGCTGTGCATTCAGCGTTTGGTCTCGATGATGAGCAGGTTCAGGCGGTCGTGTACGGCGGTACTGGTCGCTGATTTGGTAGTAGCTGTGTGAGGCAGCGGTGTCACGATAGTTCGTGGCGCCGCTGCTTTGTTGTGTGGTGGCGGGCTATAGGTACATGGATCCGCCAAGGATTGCGGTGCGATGGGGTGGTAGGTGGAAGGCTTCAGCGCGGCTGCCTGCGTTGCGGTTGAGAAAGATGAACAGGCCGCGGCGGATGCGGGTGAGTTTGTTGTAGTTGTGGTCGGGGTGAATGTGCAGTACGGAGAGGAAGTAGCGGGCTTCGTCGGCGTCGTAGGTGAAGTGGGGGTCTTTGCCCGCGCTCCAGGCGAGGTTGTGGGGCACATCGCGGGAGTCGTTGAAGCCTAGGCGGATGCGTATGGTCACGATGCCATCGTCTTCGGTGCCGATGTCGGTCACGGTGACCCGGTCGTTGTGGCGTACGTGAGGGATGTTGGTGGTTTCGACGGTGACGATGGCGATGTTTTCGTGAAGGACGTGGTTGAAGCGGAGATTTTCTTTGAGGGCGAGGGGGACGGTTTCGAGGTTGTGGTGTAGGTAGATCGCTTGTCCTGGGACGCGGGGGATGCCTTTGTCGGAAATTTTTTCCAGCCAGGTCAGGAGATTGGTTTCGAGGCTGGCTCTGCGCTTGTTGGCCAGGTAGGCGCCGCGCATCCAGGTGGTCATGATGATGAGGATGATGGTGGCGATGACGATGGGTAGCCAGCCGCCGTGGATGATTTTGGTGAGGTTGGCGGCGAAGTAGAGCAGTTCCAGGCTGCCGATGAGTGTCGTGATGGGGGCGATGACCCAGGCGGGCCAGTTCCAGCAGCGGTGGGCGAGCATGGTGAATAGGACGGTGGTGAGGATAAGGGTTCCGGTGACGGCTAGGCCGTAGGCGTTGGCGAGGGCTGCGGAGCTGCGGAAGCTGAGGATGAGGATGGCTACGCCGATGGCCAGGGTGGTGTTGATGATGGGTACGTAGATTTGTCCGCCTTCTTCTCGGGAGGTGTGGCGGATGGCGAAGTGGGGTAGGAGGCCGAGGTTGAGGGCTTGTTGTGATACGGAGAAGGCTCCGGAGATGACGGCTTGGGATGCGATGACGGTGGCTGCGGTGGCGAGGATGACTACGGGGATGAGCAGTGGGGTCGGGACAAGGTGGAAGAAGGGGGAGTCGATGGCGGCGGGGTTAGTGAGGATGAGGGCGCATTGGCCGAGGTAGTTGAGTAGGAGGCAGGGAAAGACGATGAAGAACCAGGCTTTGCGGATTGGGGGTGCGCCGAAGTGGCCCATGTCGGCGTAGAGGGCTTCGGCGCCGGTGATGGTGAGGACTGCTGCGCCGAGGGCGATGAAGGCGACGGCGGGGCGGTCGAGGGCGAAGTAGATTGCCCAGGTGGGGGAGAGGCCTTGTAGGACGGCTGGGTGGGTGAAGATGTGGGGGATTCCGAGGGCGGCGATGGTGAGGAACCAGAGCATCATGACTGGTCCGAAGGCTTTGCCGACGGCGTGGGTGCCTTTGTGTTGTAGGGCGAAGAGGATGGTGAGGATGATCAGGGACAGGGGGACTACGAGGGTTTCGGCGGTGGGGTCGATGATGGCGAGTCCTTCGACGGCGCTCATGACGGAGATGGCGGGTGTGATGAGGGAGTCGCCGTAGAAGAGTGCGGCGCCGAGGATGCCTAGCAGGGTGGCGGTGTAGATGTGTCGGGGGTTGCGGTAGATCCTGCGTAGGAGCGCGGTGAGGGTGAGGATGCCGCCTTCGCCGTTGTTGTCGGCGCGCATGACTAGTGCGATGTATTTGATGGACACCACGATGGTGATGGACCACACTACGAGGGAAAGCACTCCGTAAACGTCTTCGGTGGTGGCTGCGACAGCGTTGTGGTCTGTGGAGAAGACTGTTTGGAGGGCGTAGAGGGGGCTTGGCCGATGTCGCCGAAGACGACGCCGAGAGCGCTCAGGAGAACGGTTACGCCGTGTTTGTGGGGCGTGGTGTCCTCGTTCTCTGTGGTGTTCACTGCTGCATGGTGTCACTGAGTGCGATTAGTTGCTGCTCATGTTGGGTGTGCTTGTGTGCAACGGTGCGGTGGCTGGGGGAGCGAGTCTGCGCGGAAGGTGTTTTTATCTGCGGCACGATTAGCAATTGTGTTTACTCACACTGTTATTCCTGTTGTTGAGCGGGTTGCTCCGGTTGTCGCTTTCCTTGTGACGGTCACTGTCTTGGCTGATGTGGCTCAGCGTGTGGGTGTTTTTGATGTTGCTGCTCGCTGGATTGCGGGGTGGGGGCGGGGTCGTACGTTTCTTTTGTGGTGGTTGTTTTCTGTTTTTGCTGTCGTTACTACTGTTTTTCTTTCTCTTGATACGACGGCTGTGTTGTTGACGCCGGTGGCGCTTGCGTTGGCTAGGCAGGTGGGTGTGCCGGTGCGGCCGTTTGTGGTGACGACGTTATGGGTTGCCAATACGGGGTCGTTGTTGTTGCCGGTGTCGAATTTGACGAATCTTATGGCGGTGGATCGTTTTGCCCGGTGGGGGTTGGGGCATGGGGATTATGTGGCGTTGGCGTTATGGCCCGGGTGTGTGGCGATTGTGGTGACGTTGGTGTGTGTGGTTGTGATGTATCCGGCGCTGGTGTCGGGCAGGTATGGGGTGGTGCCTGCTGGTGAGGGGTGTGATCGGGTTTTGTTGCTGGTGGGGTTTGTGGTGTGTGGGGCAGTGGGGCCTGCGTTTGCGGTGGGGGTGGAGCCGTGGTTGGTCTCGTCGGTGGGTGTTGTGGTGTTGGTGGGTGCGGTGTTGGTGCGGGATGCGGGGTTGTTGCGTGGGGTGGGGGTGCCGTGGGGGATGGCGTTGGGGTTTGTGGTGTTGTCGGTGCTGGTTGGTTGGTTTGAGGGTGTGGGTGGTTTGGGTTGGTTGGGTGGGGTTTTGGGGTCTGCAGAGGGTGTGGGTGGGTTGTTGCGGGTGGCTGGTGTGACGGCGTTGTTGGCGAATGTGGTGAACAATTTGCCTGCGTATTTGGCGGTGGAGGGGGTGGTTCCGGGTGATGCGGTGGGGTTGATGGCGGTGTTGGTGGGGGCGAATGTGGGGCCGTTGGTGACGCCGTGGGGGTCGTTGGCGACGTTGTTGTGGCTGCAGCGGTGTTCGGCTGCGGGAGTGAAGTGGAATGTGTGGCGGTTGGGGGGTGCTGGGGTGGTGTGTGCGGGGTGCGCGGTTGTTGCGGCGACGGTGGTGTTGGGTGTGGTGGGGTGAGGGGGGGTTATTTGGGTTGGTTGGGTGTGGTGGTGCAGGCGGCCCAGAGGCCGCGTTGTGCTTTTTGGGCTTCTTTTTGGGCTGCGGTGTAGGCGGGTTGGTAGCGGTATGGGGGTTTGGTGGTGGTGGCGTGGACGTATCCGTCGTTGATGAGGTTTTGGGCGACGTTGGTTCCGTCTGAGGTGAATATGTGGCGTAATAGGTGGCCTTGGGGGTCGCGGTTGCTGTAGGTGGGGTCTGCCTCGAGGCGTACGGCGGTGGCTTCGATGAATCGGCGTATGCGGTTGGTGGCTTCTTGGGTGTAGCAGCTAGTGCCTGGGGGAGTGCTGATTCCGATGAGACGGATGTGTTCGGTGGTGCCGTCGAGGTCAACTTTGATGATGTTGCCGTCGGTGATGCCGGTGACGTGGGCGAGGTGGTCGGTGCTGGATGCGGCTGAAGCGATGGGGTTGATTTTGCAGGCGCTGAGGAAGGCGAGGCTTAGGAGCGCGGTGGTAGTGCAGAGGAGATGTGTGTTGTTCGCCTTCACTCTTTAACTCCATCACATCGCGTGTGCAGGGTAACCGGTGTGGTTCGGGTGTGGGATGGGTTGGGCATCAGGGTGCTGAAAGGGCCCCTCACCTAGGTGAGGGGCCCTTTCAGAGTTGGTCGGGGTGACAGGATTTGAACCTGCGACCTCTTCGTCCCGAACGAAGCGCGCTACCAAGCTGCGCCACACCCCGAGGATGCTGTGGACTTAGTCCCAGCGACTCCCAACGTTAACGCACGTGGGTGCTTTTCTCCCAATCGGTCTGCTTTGGCAGCAGATGACGCTGTTCAGTGCTCTCGTGGGGTAAGAGTCAACAGTGATGCTTCGGGACGTGCCGCGATACGGATTGGAACGAACGGGGAGGTACCCAATCCGCCGGAGACATGAAGCCAGGCTGCTTCGGCTGGTGCGTGGGAAGAATCGATTCCGTT
Proteins encoded:
- a CDS encoding aspartate kinase — its product is MSLVVQKYGGSSVADAESVKRVARRIVETKRAGNDVCVVVSAMGDTTDDLMDLAQEVTPLPPARELDMLLTAGERISMAVLAMAIEALGHSAQSFTGSQAGVITDEVHGRASIIDVTPGRIQSALAEGHIAIVAGFQGVSQTTKNITTLGRGGSDTTAVALAAALGADVCEIYSDVDGVFTADPRIVPKARRLERVSTEEMMEMAASGAKILMLRCVEYARRFNVPIHVRSSFSHKTGTIITDEPRGGDAVEEPLITGVAHDRGQAKVTITAVPDIPGKAASIFQVVSEAQGNIDMIVQNVSTSKAGTTDISFTLPMADGDRTVQALDQVREQIGFENIFYDDQIGKLSLVGEGMRSHPGVSATLFAALASAGINIEMISTSEIRVSVVTRDDQLDEAVRAVHSAFGLDDEQVQAVVYGGTGR
- a CDS encoding potassium transporter Kup; this translates as MTPCSSEHHRERGHHAPQTRRNRSPERSRRRLRRHRPSPLYALQTVFSTDHNAVAATTEDVYGVLSLVVWSITIVVSIKYIALVMRADNNGEGGILTLTALLRRIYRNPRHIYTATLLGILGAALFYGDSLITPAISVMSAVEGLAIIDPTAETLVVPLSLIILTILFALQHKGTHAVGKAFGPVMMLWFLTIAALGIPHIFTHPAVLQGLSPTWAIYFALDRPAVAFIALGAAVLTITGAEALYADMGHFGAPPIRKAWFFIVFPCLLLNYLGQCALILTNPAAIDSPFFHLVPTPLLIPVVILATAATVIASQAVISGAFSVSQQALNLGLLPHFAIRHTSREEGGQIYVPIINTTLAIGVAILILSFRSSAALANAYGLAVTGTLILTTVLFTMLAHRCWNWPAWVIAPITTLIGSLELLYFAANLTKIIHGGWLPIVIATIILIIMTTWMRGAYLANKRRASLETNLLTWLEKISDKGIPRVPGQAIYLHHNLETVPLALKENLRFNHVLHENIAIVTVETTNIPHVRHNDRVTVTDIGTEDDGIVTIRIRLGFNDSRDVPHNLAWSAGKDPHFTYDADEARYFLSVLHIHPDHNYNKLTRIRRGLFIFLNRNAGSRAEAFHLPPHRTAILGGSMYL
- a CDS encoding SLC13 family permease, producing the protein MFTHTVIPVVERVAPVVAFLVTVTVLADVAQRVGVFDVAARWIAGWGRGRTFLLWWLFSVFAVVTTVFLSLDTTAVLLTPVALALARQVGVPVRPFVVTTLWVANTGSLLLPVSNLTNLMAVDRFARWGLGHGDYVALALWPGCVAIVVTLVCVVVMYPALVSGRYGVVPAGEGCDRVLLLVGFVVCGAVGPAFAVGVEPWLVSSVGVVVLVGAVLVRDAGLLRGVGVPWGMALGFVVLSVLVGWFEGVGGLGWLGGVLGSAEGVGGLLRVAGVTALLANVVNNLPAYLAVEGVVPGDAVGLMAVLVGANVGPLVTPWGSLATLLWLQRCSAAGVKWNVWRLGGAGVVCAGCAVVAATVVLGVVG
- a CDS encoding thermonuclease family protein; translation: MKANNTHLLCTTTALLSLAFLSACKINPIASAASSTDHLAHVTGITDGNIIKVDLDGTTEHIRLIGISTPPGTSCYTQEATNRIRRFIEATAVRLEADPTYSNRDPQGHLLRHIFTSDGTNVAQNLINDGYVHATTTKPPYRYQPAYTAAQKEAQKAQRGLWAACTTTPNQPK